From the Cyclopterus lumpus isolate fCycLum1 chromosome 25, fCycLum1.pri, whole genome shotgun sequence genome, one window contains:
- the znrf2b gene encoding LOW QUALITY PROTEIN: E3 ubiquitin-protein ligase znrf2 (The sequence of the model RefSeq protein was modified relative to this genomic sequence to represent the inferred CDS: inserted 4 bases in 2 codons; deleted 2 bases in 2 codons), with protein MGAKQSSPAAIPAANGRTRAYSGSDLPSSTSSSNGSNVSRTTAGVCGTMAYSASVAXSSSTSQHHGARARSVXGGSGTRTQSGINIPNSSGAYNSQESGGSSPEEADRERPGGGHEVPDC; from the exons ATGGGGGCAAAGCAGAGCAGCCCGGCCGCTATTCCAGCTGCCAACGGACGGACGAGAGCCTACTCCGGCTCGGAC CTGCCCTCCAGCACGTCCAGCAGCAACGGCAGTAACGTGAGCAGGACTACCGCCGGGGTGTGCGGTACCATGGCGTACAGCGCCTCCGTAGC CTCGTCCAGCACCAGCCAGCACCACGGAGCCAGGGCCAGAtctgt ggggggctctgggacCAGAACCCAGTCCGGCATTAACATTCCGAACAGC AGCGGAGCCTACAACTCGCAGGAGTCCGGCGGCAGCAGCCCGGAGGAGGCGGACAGGGAGCGCCCCGGCGGAGGGCACGAGGTCCCCGACTGTTGA